CCAGCGAGTCGCTGTCTAACATCTCACTATAACGACTGTGAGAGTCATTATTAAACATTTGGGTCCGCGGGGGTGACGTGACCCGCCGCTGAGAGGAAAACGCCCCGAGAAACACTTAATTGACCGGCAGTAGCATCGTAGGTCGTTATGTCTGAGCGCTTGCAGGGGAAGACAGCACTGGTCACCGGCGGTTCCTCCGGCAACGGACGAGCCATCGCTCGACGGTTCGCCGACGAGGGGGCGAGCGTGACGGTCGCCGACGTCCGCGAGGACCCGCGGATGGGCGGCGAGCCGACGCACGACCTCATCGAGAGCGAGGGCGGGAACGCGCAGTTCGTCACCTGCGACGTGAGTTCGATCGACGACCTCCACGCGGCGGTCGACGCCACCGTCGACGCGTTCGGCTCGCTGGACGTGATGGTCAACAACGCCGGCGTCGAGCGACAGAAGCCGCTGGGAGAGGTCACCGAGGAGGATTACGAGTGGCTCATGGATATCAATTTAAAGGGCGTGTTCTTCGGGAGCCAGGCGGCCGTCGAGGTGATGCGCGAACAGGAGGCGGGCGGCAGCATCATCAACATGTCCTCGATAGGCGGGATCCGCGGCCTGGCGAACTCCTCGCTGTACTGCGCGTCGAAGGGCGGCGTGACGAACCTGACCCGAGAGTTGGCCGTCGAACACGGGGAACACAACATCCGCGTCAACGCCCTCAATCCGGGGTTCATCGAGACGGCGATGACGATGGAAGACGGCGACACGGCCGGCGGCATCCTCGAACAGACGCCGCTGGGGCGCGCGGGCCAACCCGAGGAGGTCGCAGACGCGGCGCTGTTCTTGGCGAGCGACGAGTCGTCGTTCGTCACGGGGCACAACCTCGTCATGGACGGCGGGTTCACCGCCTAATGCGGGTGGAGTGAGCAACGCCGGAGTTGGGTGAGCAGCGCCGGAGTTGGGTGAGCAGCGCCGGAGTTGGGTGAGCAACACTTATTATTTCGTGCCCGCGACATCCGTGTACATGCTTCACGCGCAGGGACCTCTCTTGACGGTCGACGTCGGCGACCGCTCGACAGAAACGACCGACATCGACGACATCACCGAGGCGTTCATCGGCGGGCGCGGCGTCGCGACGCGACTCGCCCACGACCGACTCCCCTTCGACGCCGACCCGCTGGGGCCGGAGAACCGGCTCTACTTCGCGACGGGGCCGATGCAGTCGTCGACGATGTCGTTTACCGGCCGGATGAACTGCACGGGAATCTCGCCGCTCACGGACGGCCTGCTCTCGTCGAACGCCGGCGGGTTCATGTCGCGCAACTTCGCGGCGACGGGCTACAGCGCCGTCGAACTCGTGGGGGCGAGCGACGAACTCGTCGTCGTTCACGTCACCGACGCCGGCGTCGAGTTCGAGCCCGTCCCGGACCTCGCGGGCGCGACGGTGCCGGAGACGGTCGCGTACATCGAGGCCGAACACGGCATGGAGAGCGAACACGTCGCCTGTATCGGCCCCGGCGGCGAGAATCAGGTCCGCTTCGCCT
This genomic window from Halorubrum sp. PV6 contains:
- a CDS encoding SDR family NAD(P)-dependent oxidoreductase — protein: MSERLQGKTALVTGGSSGNGRAIARRFADEGASVTVADVREDPRMGGEPTHDLIESEGGNAQFVTCDVSSIDDLHAAVDATVDAFGSLDVMVNNAGVERQKPLGEVTEEDYEWLMDINLKGVFFGSQAAVEVMREQEAGGSIINMSSIGGIRGLANSSLYCASKGGVTNLTRELAVEHGEHNIRVNALNPGFIETAMTMEDGDTAGGILEQTPLGRAGQPEEVADAALFLASDESSFVTGHNLVMDGGFTA